The sequence below is a genomic window from Micromonas commoda chromosome 10, complete sequence.
TTCACCCcaccccgccccgcccctcccCTCTCCGAAATCCTCCTCGTTCATGCCCCGTCgctccgcgcccggggcACCCCtttcgccgcccgcctctccgcgtccaccgcgtccacgcgcccgAGGTACTcgcacgccctcgcgagctgcgcacccgcggagacgactcgcgcgggggcgccgtgGTACGCCCTGGCGaaatcgtcgcgcccggacgcgccgccgaagggCCCGATGCAAACCGGTCGCCACCCGTCAATCGGCGGAGGCTTGTACACCGCACCGTACACCgccacgtcgcgcgcgtccgccgcccgcttggcccgctccgccgcgtctctcgcggcgacggaggcgtccgGGAGCACCACCCCCGGCGGTGGCTCTCGGCCAGTCAAATCGTaaaacgccgcgaggagcgtctGCGCATTCGAAGCCTTgggcttggccgcctccgcctccgcggccgcctccacggcggcgacggcgagcagcgcagcctcgcgctggcgtcgAGCGTCGGGTCCCGACATCGGGTCGAggcccgcgagctcgcgggaCCGAACGACGTGGGGATCCTTCCTcccgttcgcgacggcggcgtcctttGCCTCCTCGGGGCGTCGGTTTGACGCCTTGTCGGCtctctcggcggcgcgttccctcTCCCGTTCCTCCCGCTGCGCCTtgcgcttcgcggcggcggcggcgcgtttaGCCTCGGCCGCTGCATCCTTGGCCTCCCTCGCATCCTTGGCCTCCCTCGCAtccttggcctccttggcctccttggcctccctctcctccttctcgcgcgTCTTGGCCGGCGTCTtggcgtcgcctcggcgccggacaCGCCGCggttcctcgtcgcccgcctcgtcgagcgccttgacgaggttcgtcaccggcgcggcgtcgtttcCTCCGTGTTGGGGCAACGAGCGGGTCGgctgcgcggcggatgcgagtcgcgacgccgcgcgtcccgtgCCGAACGGCGtggcccgcgcggaggaggcggcggcggcgcgcgcacggGGGAGTGGGGtaccgcgcgcggcggtcgcgggcgccggggtggCGTCGTTGAGGccggcgcgcgatgccggcgacgagcgcgtcctctTCCCGACGCGGATCGCTCCGTCGTTGGCTCCGGCGAGGGGAGGCGCGAGATCttctcgcgacgacgacgtgccgaGGGCCCCGGCCGCCTTtccggcgtccgtcgcgggcgtgggcgtcgcggcggtcgatcCGGACGGGCGATCCGTGGGCCTCgccggggtcgacgcggggtcCGGTGACTTGAACCggtacgcgcgcgcgttcccgccCGTCATCACCGTCTTGTCCGCGACAACCTCGGAAAAGTCTCGCATCATGGCGCTGCCcggcgcgtgcctcgcgacCAACGGGTCCCACGcccacggcgcgagcgacgcgagctccttctcgacCCTGCTCATCTTGCGCCGCTTGGGCTCATCGTCCTGCGATCGGGGCGGAGGTCgggacggaggcgcgcgcgcgtcagaCGCGAGTCGGGAGTTTggcacgagcgcgagtcgggggacgggcgcgggagacggGGAGACGGACAGGAGGGGCGCGTTTCCGTCGTCAGCGCGTGTTTTGAGTTTTTTgagtcgcggcgcggcgggcggcgcggtgtcgcGCGCTCACCGTGGGGGGCGGAGAGTTCTCCTTGTCGTCCATcaaggcgacggagacgacggggacgacgggcgcggacgccatggaCTCGCGCATGGCGATCGCCAGCTGCTGGCGCTCGGTCATCCTGGTAGCCATGGTGCCTCGCCCGCGGTTCAAACGCGCGGAGGCTTTTGGAGgaccggccgcgtcgcgctcccgacacgccgcgcggtcgacgcgatgaggcgtcggcctcgacgctcgcgggttTGCGGTGTACGAACCGCGGGGTCGGGGACGGCCACGCGCGGggttgacggcggcgcgtgcgtgcccgggtcgatgcgcgcggatGCTTtgaccgcgcgacgcgtccaaccCCGCGTGCCCGCGGTTGGGCTGTCTCGCAAACTTTCAAACCGATTTCGTGCGGACACGAAACACGGGCAAAACCGGGCAACCgaccacgcgcggcggaatCCATCTCATCGAGCGAACGCGGTGGCACTAAAACAATCGCCCACGACGACTACGCGCTCAAGCCCCGTCCGCCTTCCTCTTTCCCTTGGTCACGTCCCTCCGAAGCTTCTTACGCTCCGCAATCTCGGCGACGTTGTCGTACTGCTTCTTCCTCAGCGCCGTCCCTTTGCTCACCATGCGCGAAGAATTTCCACCaggcgcgtgcggcgccatcgcctcgcgcATCTTGGAAGCCaagacgtcgtccgcgggatCCGCGATCGTGCCCCCGTCCAccccgtcgccatcgtcggaCGCCTTCCCGTCGACGCTTCCGTTCacaccgacgcgagcgcaGCGGAAAAACGGCGCCGCATCCGACCCGACGGTCCCCGCTACCCACAGCCGTTGACCGCTCGGCCTGTCGAACCTCACGCACGTcacctccacgtcgtcccCACACACGGGCACCGGAATCTTGGCCACCACCCgcaggtcgtcgccgcgcatgAGCACCGCCTCGGGGgcgccctccaccgcggcgacgacagcCGCGCCGGAGGGATGCGCGTCGatgctcgtcaccgccggcgcgttgACCGGGATCCGAGGCGCCTGCCCGGTCacgatcgcctcgagctcctcgggggACGGCGGGTCGACGGGTGCGCTCAGTTGCGCGCTcgccagctcctcgccgtcgtcgaggcggaacaggcggacggcgccgtcgccgccgccggatgcGAGTCGCTCGATCTTTTTTGGTTTTTGGTtatcccgcgccgcgccttcgccttcgccctcgtcgtcgtcgtcgtcgggttcggggaccgccgtcgcgcacgagaCGAACGCCAGGTGCCCGAAGAGGAAGCTCTGGATGTCCCACGATCCGTGGATCAAGggcacggtcgtcggcagGTTGGACGCGCGGAGCTTGTGGTCTCgatcggcggtgacgagcagGTTGCTCCCTCGCGGGCACGTCAGGTCCGTCACGACGGCGCAGCAGTGCCCGAGGAGAAACGCGGGATCGTCCACCTCGCGAAGGGCTCCGTACTCGTGGTCGGTGCCCACCGGATCGTTCGGCTTGCGATCGGTAAGGACGACGTGAACGTCGCCGTACTTGTTGGAGATCATCAGGTGCTTTCCTTCGTCGTCATACGCGAGCGCAGTGGGTTTCTTGCGATCGTGCCATCGGCGGACGCACTCGTACGCGTCCGCGTTCTTGGCGAAGAGCCGCACCGCCTtatcgtcggcggcggtggcgaggaatCTGCCGGTCGGGTCgaacgcgatcgcgcggatggcgtcggcgtgccAGAGTCCGTCGGgttcgaggggcgcgcgcatctcgggcgacgccggcgtgtgcgcgacgccttcgccgatGCTGGgcaccttcgccgcggcgcggagcgggatctgcgcgccggtggacgcgtcgaagACCGCGACGCCTTTGCCgtacgcgacggcgatgtgCTCGCCGCTCGGGTGCATCGCCAtgaggggcgcgggcgcctggTTCATGTGCTCGCCGCCCCAACTTTCGCCTGGGCCCTCGTAATCGGCGCTgggccccgcgccgccctcggcgcccgaggGGCCGTCCTTGTTCTTGCGCTTGCTCTTGCCCTTCGCCATTCGTGGGGTGCGTCGATGTCGAGTCGGTGCCCACCAGCCGGTGAACGCCGCGATACGCCCGCTCGCTCGCCACGGAGTGACCGCCGCAAAAGTACTGCTCCGAGGGATTCGCCCAACGAACTCCGTAGCTGCTTTCGGACGCTTTCGGAGCTCGCCGCTTTTCCGAGACGGGGGACCGTTGCGCCAAAAAATACGACACCCGTTGACTCGTCGTTGACGGTCAAGATGGGTCCAATGAATCCGTTTCGCAGAAATGTCAGGGTGACTTCCGTGAGTTTGCACTTCCAGTCCGCGTGCCGAAAAAATTGCAACCGGCCGTTTTCCGTGAAATCCGTTTTGAAGACTCTTTTTCGAGGTCGCGCAACAATCACTTTagtcgggcgcgggaggcgcagCGGGTGGAGAGGGGCAACCTCGCCGAATTCGGCGTAGGTTCGACGGGTGTAGCCTTTAGGGGGACGCGCACGAGGTACGTGACGCGTTAGGGGTAAGCAAGAAACAAAGGTCGCGCGGGTCAGACGACGCGCGAAGAGAGAGGAAAGAGAGAGGGGTTCCGTTTGGGGGACCAAATGACGAAGAAAAAAATGCCCGCGACCCGGTCGTCCGTCGGGGGCCATGTGCGGGCCAAAGGCTCGCAGGTCGATGTGGAAAAGTCGCAGGGCACTCTCATGAcaccgacgcgaacgccgatCATGGCGAAGCCCAAGTATGACGACGCAGGTGAGCACCGCGCGACCGTTTGACCCGACCTCAATCCCGTTGAGGCCCCGAAAAAGTCGTTGGTTGGCGGGAGACGACGGTTCGGGGGAACCACCCCGCGATGGATGGATGCCGCGCGATCGAAGCGGGTTCTCACGCACGGGAGGCTTCCACCACATCCATGGAAGCCCCCGGGGCGCGAATGGCCGCGCGATACTCTCGATCGGCGACCCAGCGCCCCCTTCCGCGGGCGTGTCACCAGATTTAGTGCCCCTCCCTTTTTCGTGCCACAACGAGGCACAGTCCCCTCTTTTTCGTCGCATGCGCTGACCACGCCCATCCGACGTTCCCGCAGTCTGCGTCGACACCGCGGACAGCGTGATGGGGTACTTTTACCACCCCGACATTCACGAGGCCCCGTTGAGCCCGCACTGGAAGCGCAAGGTTGACGATTGGTCCGTCGTGCAGGTGTCTCGGGATTGCTCCACGGTCAAGTCCaagcgccgtcgcgtggtTGAGGAGTGCGCTCCTCCGGATGACCACCTCGGAGATATCGGCGCGCtccccgccgagctcgtggacgtgATCCTCCACAAGTGCGGCAGCAGGGAGCTCGGCGTGCTGAACTGCGTGTCCAGACACTTCAGGGAATCGTATCTCACCGAGCGCATCGCAAAGGAGCGCTGCAACGCGCATCCCATCCTGGACAAGGTTGTGCTCGAGGATCAGTACCACGCTCCCATCGGCAAGCTCGGCGCCTCCGACCCGAAGCGCAAGGCGCCCAACtacgcgcgcctcctcgacttCATCGAACGTTCCGacaccgcgacgcggatgaGCGCGTGCCTCTCCCTCGGCGCCTTTCACACCGccgtgctcggcgtcgccgaggctgtccCAGGTTTGCCCCCCGCGAGACGCGTGTCGCCCAAGCGAACCGACGCTCGATCGTTTTGCAACCGCCGGGACATCGCGGACGTTCCCCCGTTCcagatggacgccgccgcgacgcagtACCGGTGGGGCgacggccaaggcggcctcctcggcgacgccatcgggcAGGGGCTCCATGGCGCGGCGACACACGTGGCGTCGCTGTCCGAGGATGAGGATTCCagacccgcgacggagcccgtgcacaccgcgctcgccgagcgaagGGACGAGttcggcgtgggcgtcgcggccaACACCGAGACGGTGTGCGAGTTTAACCCGCTCGATCCGGACGCGTTTAAACCCGCTCCTCCTTtaccggacgacgcgcgagatgCCGACGACTGCGAGCTcatcacccccgccgccgccgccgcggcgcgggacaAATCCGGAGCTGCGCAGCCCCGCGGCCGCACCATGTACACCTTCGGCCGAGGCTTCCACGGTCAGCTCGGCCAGGGCGGctacgacgacgccgcggctcccgcggccgTGACGTTCGGCGCCGAAGCTCAAATAGCTGACGCCACCGCCATCGAGAGCGTGTCCTGCGGCGCGTCGCActgcgcggcgctcgacccCGACGGGGCGCTGATGACGTGGGGCCTCGCGTCTAGCGGCGAGTTGGGCCACGGGGGCTGGACCCCCATTGAGGTTGACATCCCGCGCCGGGTGAACTCGATGTCCGGCGTCAAGGTGACGCAGATTGCGACCGGCGCGAACCATACCGTCGTGGTcagcgagggcggcggcttgtGGACGtgcggccgcgggcggcacGGCCAGCTCGGTCACGGACACTTCAACG
It includes:
- a CDS encoding predicted protein; amino-acid sequence: MATRMTERQQLAIAMRESMASAPVVPVVSVALMDDKENSPPPTDDEPKRRKMSRVEKELASLAPWAWDPLVARHAPGSAMMRDFSEVVADKTVMTGGNARAYRFKSPDPASTPARPTDRPSGSTAATPTPATDAGKAAGALGTSSSREDLAPPLAGANDGAIRVGKRTRSSPASRAGLNDATPAPATAARGTPLPRARAAAASSARATPFGTGRAASRLASAAQPTRSLPQHGGNDAAPVTNLVKALDEAGDEEPRRVRRRGDAKTPAKTREKEEREAKEAKEAKDAREAKDAREAKDAAAEAKRAAAAAKRKAQREERERERAAERADKASNRRPEEAKDAAVANGRKDPHVVRSRELAGLDPMSGPDARRQREAALLAVAAVEAAAEAEAAKPKASNAQTLLAAFYDLTGREPPPGVVLPDASVAARDAAERAKRAADARDVAVYGAVYKPPPIDGWRPVCIGPFGGASGRDDFARAYHGAPARVVSAGAQLARACEYLGRVDAVDAERRAAKGVPRARSDGA
- a CDS encoding predicted protein, translated to MRRKRGDCASLWHEKGRGTKSGDTPAEGGAGSPIESIARPFAPRGLPWMWWKPPVRENPLRSRGIHPSRGGSPEPSSPANQRLFRGLNGIEVGSNGRAVLTCVVILGLRHDRRSRRCHESALRLFHIDLRAFGPHMAPDGRPGRGHFFLRHLVPQTEPLSLSSLFALNGCRIFWRNGPPSRKSGELRKRPKAATEFVGRIPRSSTFAAVTPWRASGRIAAFTGWWAPTRHRRTPRMAKGKSKRKNKDGPSGAEGGAGPSADYEGPGESWGGEHMNQAPAPLMAMHPSGEHIAVAYGKGVAVFDASTGAQIPLRAAAKVPSIGEGVAHTPASPEMRAPLEPDGLWHADAIRAIAFDPTGRFLATAADDKAVRLFAKNADAYECVRRWHDRKKPTALAYDDEGKHLMISNKYGDVHVVLTDRKPNDPVGTDHEYGALREVDDPAFLLGHCCAVVTDLTCPRGSNLLVTADRDHKLRASNLPTTVPLIHGSWDIQSFLFGHLAFVSCATAVPEPDDDDDEGEGEGAARDNQKPKKIERLASGGGDGAVRLFRLDDGEELASAQLSAPVDPPSPEELEAIVTGQAPRIPVNAPAVTSIDAHPSGAAVVAAVEGAPEAVLMRGDDLRVVAKIPVPVCGDDVEVTCVRFDRPSGQRLWVAGTVGSDAAPFFRCARVGVNGSVDGKASDDGDGVDGGTIADPADDVLASKMREAMAPHAPGGNSSRMVSKGTALRKKQYDNVAEIAERKKLRRDVTKGKRKADGA